A DNA window from Hevea brasiliensis isolate MT/VB/25A 57/8 chromosome 2, ASM3005281v1, whole genome shotgun sequence contains the following coding sequences:
- the LOC110635330 gene encoding uncharacterized protein LOC110635330 has translation MEANPKKKLFICKFCNKRYPCGKSLGGHIRIHLNGNGNSIDIEEDDVKLNSIKSFAAVDGSNSKRDSEPEAGAQSGYGLRENPKKTRRFLLDSKNSSFLQEKVCKECGKGFQSLKALCGHMACHSKNSFEDHSEPTEKLKDQVMDSQSDTETSTPSKRKRSKRMRYKTIGVYSSSIFLANGSMSSASDIEQEQEEVAMCLMMLSKDSGFKGCFSSIADSSDNNSAVLETKSSSPKMKISVKNGVSCVYDDDRILEMKKAKQQEMLSIENDHSDNSDSGYFRNGPKRVESDISVHRFTGNDEFKKHKVEFESRFGEDFDPELGKRLSRFRRIKMELRKDLTEEDRYDEADRAPLKYDSRKRGKNESYHTEFLSSNASKTAGGHRTNHKKTTICSDRVYGSGENSIDSNCVPNPLPSGSISSKKIKSCSGKNPIKHNLSGSSEKKLGFRKVKVHECPFCFKVFRSGQALGGHKRSHFVGGAEDRTVVINQEVPKISMPGLIDLNLPAPMEEDSNGYYIPTW, from the coding sequence ATGGAAGCAAATCCGAAGAAAAAATTGTTCATCTGTAAGTTTTGTAACAAGAGGTATCCTTGTGGCAAGTCTTTGGGTGGTCATATTAGGATCCATCTGAATGGGAATGGGAATTCAATTGATATAGAAGAAGATGACGTCAAgctcaactcaatcaagtctttTGCTGCTGTCGATGGAAGCAACAGCAAGAGGGACTCTGAGCCTGAAGCGGGTGCCCAATCTGGTTATGGTCTTAGAGAGAACCCCAAGAAGACTAGGAGGTTTTTGCTGGATTCAAAAAACAGTAGTTTTCTGCAAGAAAAGGTGTGCAAGGAATGTGGTAAAGGGTTTCAATCATTGAAAGCTCTCTGTGGTCACATGGCTTGTCACTCTAAGAATAGCTTTGAAGATCACTCAGAGCCTACTGAGAAGCTCAAAGATCAAGTTATGGATAGCCAATCTGATACTGAGACATCGACTCCTAGTAAGCGAAAGAGATCCAAAAGGATGAGGTACAAGACTATTGGTGTTTactcttcttcaatttttttggCCAATGGTTCTATGTCTTCTGCTTCTGATATAGAGCAAGAGCAAGAAGAAGTTGCTATGTGTTTGATGATGTTGTCTAAGGATTCTGGTTTTAAAGGTTGTTTTAGTTCGATTGCAGATTCCTCAGATAACAATTCTGCGGTTTTAGAGACCAAATCATCGTCTCCCAAAATGAAAATTAGTGTAAAGAATGGGGTTAGTTGTGTGTATGATGATGATAGGATTTTGGAGATGAAGAAAGCAAAGCAACAGGAAATGTTGTCAATTGAAAATGATCACTCTGACAATTCTGATTCTGGGTATTTTAGAAATGGACCCAAAAGAGTTGAATCTGATATTTCTGTTCATAGATTTACTGGGAACGATGAATTCAAGAAGCATAAAGTGGAATTTGAGTCTAGATTTGGAGAGGACTTCGATCCTGAATTGGGGAAGAGATTAAGCAGGTTTAGGCGAATTAAAATGGAATTGCGGAAGGATCTTACTGAGGAAGACAGATATGATGAAGCTGATAGAGCTCCACTGAAGTATGATTCAAGAAAGAGAGGCAAGAACGAATCTTACCATACTGAATTTCTTAGCAGCAATGCTTCAAAGACAGCAGGAGGACACAGGACCAACCATAAAAAGACTACCATTTGTAGTGACAGAGTTTATGGGAGTGGTGAGAACAGCATAGATAGTAACTGTGTTCCTAATCCATTGCCTAGTGGTAGCATTAGCAGTAAGAAAATCAAATCTTGCAGTGGGAAAAACCCAATTAAGCATAATTTGTCTGGAAGTTCAGAGAAAAAATTGGGTTTCAGAAAAGTCAAAGTACATGAATGCCCATTTTGCTTTAAGGTTTTCCGGTCAGGTCAAGCTTTAGGTGGTCACAAGAGGTCC